The genomic segment GCCGTGGCCCGGCGCCCCGAAAGTCTTAGAAATTCGTCAAGTCCCGATTTCGGTGGTGTGGCTTTTGGGTGCTGTGTGGCGCCGGAATGCAGGGCCGACGGGTTCCGGGCCATAATGGCGCTTCCAGGCGGAATCGACCCCGCGTTACAGTGGCGCGAATCTTCGGAAGCAGGTGCCCGCGCGGCGGCGGCAAGCCGGTCGCGGCAGCGGGTGTTTGCCCGGTGCGGTCCGGGAGCTTTCCAGGCGTGGGCCCGACGGCCTGCGGAGTGTGCCGGGTTTGGGGTGGGGGCGGGACATGGGTCTGGAACGGGCGGCGCGCGCCCTGTCGCGCGTCGGCGTCCTCGTCGTCGCGGCACCGGTCGCGGCACTCGCCGAGGGCGCTCCGTCCATCGAAGCGAGGCCGATGCTGGGAGCGATGCAGACGCACAACGTTGCCGGCCTCGCCGTCGTCCTCGGCCTGATCCTGTTCGCGACCATCCTGTCGCTGGTCTACCTGCGCGAGCGCGTTGGCTGGACGCGCAAGGAGCGCGCGCTTCAAGACGAACTCGCCCATCTGCGCGGCGCGCACGACCGGGCGGAGATGCTGCTCCATTCCGAGCGTCAGGTTCTCGTCGCCTGGGCCGGGCGCGGCGAGCCGTCGATCGTCGGCGATGCGGGCTTTGCCCAAGATCTTCGAAATCAGGATCTCCGCGGCCAGGATTCGGGCGGGCTTCAGGGCGGCTCCCGGCATCTGCTCGCCTTCGGCACGTGGCTCGCGCCGCAGGACGCGCAGCTGCTCGACTCCGCCGTCGCGACGCTGCGCGAGCGCGGCACCGGCTTCCGGATGAACCTGCGCAGCCTGGCTGGGCGCTACATCGAGGCACAGGGTCAGGCGGTCGGCGGGCGGGCGCTGCTGCGCCTGCGCGAGACCACCGACGAGCGCCGTGAGCTGATCGAGCTGCGCCACACCCTGGAGGAGGCCAAGCGCGGCCTGTCCGCGCTGGCGGGCCTGCTCGACGCGCTGCCGCAGCCGATTTGGCACCGGAGCCCGGACGGGGCGCTCGCCTTCGTCAACGCGGCCTACGCCGCCGCCGTGGAGGCCCCGAACCGCGAGGCCGCCCTGAGCCACGGGCTCGAACTGCTCGACCGGAGCGCCCGCGAGCAAATCGTCCGGCAGGCGCGCCGGCCGGGTCTCCCCGCCAAGGCCCTGCGCCTCTCGGCGGTGGTGGCGGGTGCGCGCCGCACCCTCGATGTCAGCGAGAGCACGCTGGAAGCCGGCCGGGTCGGCATCGCCGTCGATGTCTCGGAGCTGGAAAGCGTGCGGGCCGACCTGCAGCGCCAGATGGACGCCAACGTCCGCACCCTCGACCAATTGCCGACCGCGGTGGCGATGTTCGACGCGCGCCAGCGCCTGATCTTCCACAACGCCGCCTACCAGCGCCTGTGGGATCTCGACCCGGCCTTCCTCGAAGGCCGCCCGCTCGACGGCGAGATCCTCGACCGCCTGCGCGCCGCGCGCAAACTGCCCGAGCAGGCCGATTTCCGTTCGTGGAAGACCGATGTCCTGGCCGCCTACCGCGCGGTCGAGCCCACCGACACGCCCTGGTACCTGCCCGACGGGCGGACGCTGCGTGTCGTCGCCGACCCCAACCCGCAGGGCGGCCTGACCTATCTCTACCACGACGTCTCGGAGAGCATGAAGCTCGCCTCGCGCTACGACGCGCTGATGAAGGAGCAGGCCGAGACCCTGGAAGCCCTCAAGGAGCCGGTGGCGGTGTTCGGCGCCGACGGGCGCCTCACAGTGGCCAACCGCGCCTTCGCCGCGACCTGGCGCCTCGACCCGGCGACGCTGGCGGGCAAGCCGCATGTCGATGCGGTGATCGCCGCCTGCCGGGCGCTGACCCCGGACCAGAGCCCCTGGGCCGGCATCCGCCAATCGGTCACCGGCCTGTCCGAGACCCGCAGCGGCCATGGCTGCCGCCTCGACATCAACGACGGCACGGTGCTCGATTGCTCCTCGCAGCCGCTGCCGCTCGGCGCGACGCTGCTGACCTTCATCGACGTCACCGCGAGCGCCAACGTAGAGCGGGCTCTGACGGAGAAGAACGACGCCCTGGAGCGCGCCTCGCAACTGCGCGACACCTTCGTCCACCACGTCTCCTACGAACTGCGCTCGCCGTTGACCAACATCATCGGCTTCACCCAGCTTCTCGGCGACGAGACCGTCGGCGCCCTGAACGAGCGCCAGCGCGAATATTCCGAGCACATCATGCGCTCGTCGGCCGCGCTGCTCGTCATCATCAACGACATCCTCGACCTCGCCTCGATCGATGCCGGCTCGCTCGAACTTCAGCGCGAAACGATCGACGTGCGCGCCACCGTGGAAGCCGCCGTCCGCGGCATCGAGGACCGTCTGGCGGAATCCGATATCGGCCTCGACCTCGACGTGCCGGAGGGTGTCGGCAGCGTGTTCGCCGACGGCAAGCGGGTGCGTCAGATCCTGTTCAACCTGCTCTCCAACGCGGTCGGCTTTTCCGCGCCCGGCCAGCAGGTCCGCGTCGAGGCGCGGCGCGAGGGGCGGGAATTGCGGCTGACGGTGACCGATCGCGGCCGCGGCATCGCGCCCGAGGTCATCGACCGGGTGTTCGACCGCTTCGAGAGCAACACGCTGGGCACCAAGCATCGCGGTGTCGGGCTGGGCCTCTCGATCGTGCGCTCCTTCGTCGAGCTGCACGGCGGACGAGTCGAGATCCACTCGGCACCCGGCACGGGTACCCGCGTCACCTGCCTGTTCCCGGTCGAGCCGCCGCCGGGCAATGGCGGGCTCGCCGAGGCCGCCGAGTAGGACCGGGCGCTCACGGGATCGGGATCAGGTTGGCCGCCGCCGAGGGGGCAGGGCTCACCGGAGCCGGCAAAAATGGTTAAACATCTCCTGCTAGAGCGCCTTCCCACGACGTGACCACCGGTTCGTCGAAAGAAGGCGCGTCGAAACAAGGGGCTAGAGACGCCGGCCTGATGCAATCGGGTCGGATACGGCTCTAGAAGGGCGGAGGCTTCACCCTGATCGGGGTGGCCGTTCGCGGTGTTGCGGAGGATTGGGGCGGTGAGCGAGGATCCGGACGGCATGGCGGGAAGCCCGCAGCCCGGCCCGTCGCAGGGCGAGGTCCAAACACCAGCGGCGCCGCGTCGCGCGGCCTGGGAGGTGTTGCTGCCCGAGGAGGGCGCGACCGAGGACATGGCCGCCTTCCTCGCCGGCATCCTCCGGCCCGGCGACCTCGTCGCCCTGTCCGGCGGGCTCGGCGCGGGCAAGACCACGCTCGCCCGCGCGATGATCCGCGAGTTGGCCGGCGATCCGCGGCTCGAAGTGCCGAGCCCGACCTTCACCCTGATCCAGCCCTACGAGACCCGCTCCGGCGGCGCGGTGATCCACGCTGACCTCTACCGACTGCGCGGCCCGGACGAGTTGGTGGAACTCGGCTTCGACGAACTCTCCGAGACCGCGATCACCCTGGTCGAGTGGCCCGAGCGCCTGGGCGCGCGCGACAACCCGACGCTCACCGTCGAGCTGTCACTGCGGGCCGAGTTCGGCGAGGAGGCCCGCCTCGTGCGGATCGACGGCACGCCCGAGATGCGCGAGCGGGTGGCACGCGCCCGCGCCGTCCGGGCCCTGCTCGCCCGCAGCGGATGGGACGAGGCCGACCGGGTGCTGATGCAGGGCGATGCCTCGTCGCGCGCCTACGAGCGGCTGGTGAAGCCGAGTGGCGAGACCGCCGTGCTGATGATCTCGCCGCCCCGGCCCGACGGGCCGCCGGTGAAGGACGGGAAGCCCTACAGCGCCGTGGTCAAGCTCGCCGAGAGCGTCCACGCCTTCGTCGGCATGGACCGGGCGCTGCGCGCGATCGGCTTCTCCGCGCCGAAGATCCTGGGCGAGAACCTCGAGGCCGGCCTGCTGATCCTGGAAGATCTCGGCGCCGAGCCGGTGACCGAGAACGGCACGCCGCGCCCCGAGCGCTACGCGGAAGCCGTCCGGCTGCTGGCCAAGCTCCACGCCACCGACCTACCCAGCGCCGTGCCGGTGAGCGAGGGGATCGACCACGTCATCCCGCCCTACGACCTCGAAGCCCTACTGTTCGAGGCAGAGCTGCTGCCCGAGTGGTACGCCCCCGCGATCCGCGGCACGACGCTGTCACCGGAGGCGCGCAGCGCCTTCCGCGACCTGTGGACCGATGCGCTGAAAGACCTGATCGCCGAGCCCGCCACCTGGACCCTGCGCGACTACCACTCGCCCAACCTGATCTGGCTCCCCGAGCGGACCGGGCTTGAGAGGGTCGGAGTCATCGACTTCCAGGACGCGGTGATGGGGCATCCGGCCTACGACGTCGCCTCGCTCCTCCAGGACGCGCGGGTCGATGCCAGCGCCGATTTCGAGCTGCGCCTGCTCGGCCTCTACATCCGGGAGCGCCGCGGCCGGGATATCGGCTTCGACATGCAAGCCTTCGCCCGTGCCTACGCGGTGCTGGCGGCGCAGCGCGCCACCAAGATCCTCGGCATCTTCGCCCGGCTCGACAAGCGCGACGGCAAGCCGGGCTACCTCGCCCACCTGCCGCGGATCGAGGGCTATCTCGCGCGCAACCTCGCCCACCCGGCGCTGGCCTCGGTGCGGGCGTGGCACGAGACTCACCTGCCGAGCCTCGTCGCCCCGCGGCCGGACGCCGATCCCGCCGCGTCCTGAACGCTTCTTTTCAAACGGACCGGCCGAGGCGGCATGAGCGCTGAACCCACCCCCAAAAACGTCACCCGCGCCTTCGTGCTCGCGGCGGGCCTGGGCAAGCGTATGCGCCCGATCACCGCGACGGTGCCGAAGCCCCTGGTCGAGGTCGCCGGCAAGGCGTTGATCGACCACGCCCTCAACCGGGCGGCGGCGGGCGGCATCGAGACCGCGGTGGTCAACGTCCACTGGCTCGCCGACCTGATGGAGGGCCATCTCTCCCACCGCACCGGCGCGCCGGCCATCGTCGTCTCCGACGAGCGGGACGCGCTGTTGGAGACCGGCGGCGGCGTGAAGAAGGCGCTCGACCACTTCAACGGTGAGCCCTTCGTGGTGTTCAACTCGGATTCGTTCTGGCTGGAGGGGCCGCGGCCCAATCTCGGCCGGCTGATCGAAGCCTGGGATCCCGACACGACGGACATCCTGCTCCTCGTCGCCCCGACCGCGACGAGCCTCGGCTACGATGGGGCGGGCGACTTCTACATGGACTCCGACGGCCGGCTGAGCTGGCGTGGCGAGCGCGAGGTCGCGCCCTTCATCTATGCCGGCGTGGCGATCCTGAAGCCGGAGCTGTTCGCCGACACGCCGGAGGGGTCGTTCTCCCTGACCCTGCTGTTCGACCGGGCGATCAAACGCAACCGGCTCCAGGGCCTGCGCCTCGACGGGCAGTGGCTGCATGTCGGCACGCCGGAGGCGATCGAGGCCGCCGAGGCGCGGGTGCGGGACAGCGCGCGGATCGTTTGACCGGC from the Methylorubrum extorquens genome contains:
- a CDS encoding putative histidine kinase, Putative HK, ATPase and Sensor Domain (Evidence 3 : Putative function from multiple computational evidences; Product type e : enzyme); its protein translation is MGLERAARALSRVGVLVVAAPVAALAEGAPSIEARPMLGAMQTHNVAGLAVVLGLILFATILSLVYLRERVGWTRKERALQDELAHLRGAHDRAEMLLHSERQVLVAWAGRGEPSIVGDAGFAQDLRNQDLRGQDSGGLQGGSRHLLAFGTWLAPQDAQLLDSAVATLRERGTGFRMNLRSLAGRYIEAQGQAVGGRALLRLRETTDERRELIELRHTLEEAKRGLSALAGLLDALPQPIWHRSPDGALAFVNAAYAAAVEAPNREAALSHGLELLDRSAREQIVRQARRPGLPAKALRLSAVVAGARRTLDVSESTLEAGRVGIAVDVSELESVRADLQRQMDANVRTLDQLPTAVAMFDARQRLIFHNAAYQRLWDLDPAFLEGRPLDGEILDRLRAARKLPEQADFRSWKTDVLAAYRAVEPTDTPWYLPDGRTLRVVADPNPQGGLTYLYHDVSESMKLASRYDALMKEQAETLEALKEPVAVFGADGRLTVANRAFAATWRLDPATLAGKPHVDAVIAACRALTPDQSPWAGIRQSVTGLSETRSGHGCRLDINDGTVLDCSSQPLPLGATLLTFIDVTASANVERALTEKNDALERASQLRDTFVHHVSYELRSPLTNIIGFTQLLGDETVGALNERQREYSEHIMRSSAALLVIINDILDLASIDAGSLELQRETIDVRATVEAAVRGIEDRLAESDIGLDLDVPEGVGSVFADGKRVRQILFNLLSNAVGFSAPGQQVRVEARREGRELRLTVTDRGRGIAPEVIDRVFDRFESNTLGTKHRGVGLGLSIVRSFVELHGGRVEIHSAPGTGTRVTCLFPVEPPPGNGGLAEAAE
- a CDS encoding conserved protein of unknown function (Evidence 4 : Unknown function but conserved in other organisms), translated to MSEDPDGMAGSPQPGPSQGEVQTPAAPRRAAWEVLLPEEGATEDMAAFLAGILRPGDLVALSGGLGAGKTTLARAMIRELAGDPRLEVPSPTFTLIQPYETRSGGAVIHADLYRLRGPDELVELGFDELSETAITLVEWPERLGARDNPTLTVELSLRAEFGEEARLVRIDGTPEMRERVARARAVRALLARSGWDEADRVLMQGDASSRAYERLVKPSGETAVLMISPPRPDGPPVKDGKPYSAVVKLAESVHAFVGMDRALRAIGFSAPKILGENLEAGLLILEDLGAEPVTENGTPRPERYAEAVRLLAKLHATDLPSAVPVSEGIDHVIPPYDLEALLFEAELLPEWYAPAIRGTTLSPEARSAFRDLWTDALKDLIAEPATWTLRDYHSPNLIWLPERTGLERVGVIDFQDAVMGHPAYDVASLLQDARVDASADFELRLLGLYIRERRGRDIGFDMQAFARAYAVLAAQRATKILGIFARLDKRDGKPGYLAHLPRIEGYLARNLAHPALASVRAWHETHLPSLVAPRPDADPAAS
- a CDS encoding putative Nucleotidyl transferase (Evidence 3 : Putative function from multiple computational evidences; Product type e : enzyme); amino-acid sequence: MSAEPTPKNVTRAFVLAAGLGKRMRPITATVPKPLVEVAGKALIDHALNRAAAGGIETAVVNVHWLADLMEGHLSHRTGAPAIVVSDERDALLETGGGVKKALDHFNGEPFVVFNSDSFWLEGPRPNLGRLIEAWDPDTTDILLLVAPTATSLGYDGAGDFYMDSDGRLSWRGEREVAPFIYAGVAILKPELFADTPEGSFSLTLLFDRAIKRNRLQGLRLDGQWLHVGTPEAIEAAEARVRDSARIV